The Candidatus Omnitrophota bacterium genome includes the window GATCATCCCTGGCGACAATTCGAGCGCGTGCAGCGGCTCAAGGCGTTAAGAAACAGGACAGGTCTCGCTGGCAGCGAAGAGGACAGTTCTACTTTGCAGGACCGAGGACATTTCTAAATTGCGTTGACAAGTAGCGGGATTCAGCTTGACGGAGACAAAAGAGCATGCTAGACTCTCTTCGAATGACGCACCGCACCTGCGCGCCCAACGTCATTGCCGGGCTGGCCATCCTCACGATTGTTCCAACGACGGCGATTCGCGCCTCCACATTACGTGACGAGGCGGTGGGATACCGGGCCCAGGGGTATGAGGCCCAGCAGCGCGGCGATCTTGAGAGCGCATTAAGTTTCTACCAAAAAGCCGCCACCCTTGATCCTTCGTATGCCACCCCGCTGAATGACGCCGGCGTGCTGCTGGAGGAAAAAGGCCGGTTCGATGAGGCCGAGAGCGCGTATCAGCAAGCACTCATGATTCATCCCAACTATCCGGACGCGCATGCCAACCTGGCCATGCTGTATGAGCGGTGGGCGCAGAAAGAAAA containing:
- a CDS encoding tetratricopeptide repeat protein; this encodes MLDSLRMTHRTCAPNVIAGLAILTIVPTTAIRASTLRDEAVGYRAQGYEAQQRGDLESALSFYQKAATLDPSYATPLNDAGVLLEEKGRFDEAESAYQQALMIHPNYPDAHANLAMLYERWAQKEKAIYHWMKRYQLGEPHDPWTARAEERLVALGVFAHYPGLKGQVYTRRRIVDNEMNAHAQSVEEFRAVTEAHGNWP